The Tessaracoccus flavus genome includes the window CGCGGCGGTCGAGCTGGTGCTGATGTTCCCCGGCGGCTACTTCAAGGATGTGCTGGGTCGCTCGCCTGTCCTGATCGCCTGCCTCCTCATCTACGGCGCGGGCTTCCTGCTGGCGCCGCTCTGGCCGACGACGGCGGGCTTCGTGGTCGCAGTGGTGGTGATGAGCGTCGGCAACGGCCTCGGGGCCGGGATCAACATGACGATCGGCGCCGACCTCTCACCGGCCACCGGCAGGGCGCGGTTCCTCAGCATCTGGGCGATGTACAGCCAGGGCGGCGCGCTCGGCGGGCCGCTGGTGATCTCCGGGCTGCTGCTGGTCGCGTCGCTCCCGGTGGCGATGACCGCGGTCGGCCTGTGCGCCGTCGCCGGGGCCGCGTGGACCGCGGGTTGGGCGCGCTTCCTCGACCTGCCCAAGGGCCTCGGTCGCCGACGGCGCACCTCCGGGTGAGCCACCCGGTGGTCAGTAGAGCTTCGCCCGGGCGGCATCCACGAACTTCGGCACACCGGCACGGGCCAGTGCCACCAGGAGGTCGTCGATCGTCATCGCTGGCGACTCGTACCCTTCGACGAGTTCGACCAACGCCCTGAGCGTCGGTGCGTGGTAGAGGTCGAGTTGATCGAGGAGGAAGTCGTCGAGGTGTACGACTTCGAGGTCGAACCGCTCAACGGACTCAAGCGAAGAGTGCCTTGTGTTGAAGGTGACGAGCACCTCGGCACCACCGCGGACGGCGGCAGCCAAGACGTGCCTATCCTTCGGGTCGTTCGTCATCATGGACGCCAGACGGATGTCCCGAATGACATGCTGTGGCGCTAAGCCGGATTGGAGCGCGTTCAAGCCCAGGCCAAGGACGCTGAGGGATACGCGGTTCCGCAGTGCTTGTTCGAAGTCGGGACCGAGAGAGTGGTGCGCAATGTGCTGCTTCATCACTTCAGGTAGGCGACTCCATTGGTGTGGGAGTTCTGGCTTGTATCGCGTGGTCACCGACGTTGCGTTATCGCGTCGGTAATGATATAGGAAGCGGTTAACGTAGCATGCCTTAAAAGCATGTGTAAGGAACTGGAGGTTGAACAGCGCGTCCTCCGAGGTCCCGATCAACGCCAAGTCGACGAAGCGAGCGCCACTGCCCACTACCACCTGTCTGCGAAACAGCTTGGCCCATGCCGTCACAAGGGCGTCGGCGTTCTCCGGGGTGCCCAGTTCCTCCCCCAGGAGACCGACCATGCGACGACACAGCAAGTGCCGAGTCTCTTCAGCGTCGAAGCGACGGTGATCGAACTCAAACAACCTCTTGGGCAAAGAGACGCGCTCGTACTCCCGAACGTAGGGTCACAGCACAACGTCGGCTCCAGAAGCCAAGGCCGTCTGGCGGGCGACCGCCAGGGTCGCCGCGTCAAACCAGTCATCGCCGTCGAGGAACGTGATGAACTCCCCGAGCGCCAGTTTCAACCCTGCGTTCCGGGCCGCTGACAGGCCGGCATTGGGTTGATGGACCACGCGCACCCGGTCGTCGCGGGCCGCGTACGCATCACACAGGGCTGAGGAGCCATCGGTCGATCCGTCGTCGACAAGGAGCAGTTCGAAGTCCCCGAAGGTTTGCGCCAAGACGCTGTCCAAGCACTGAGTTAGGTAGGGAGCCACGTTGTAGACGGGCACGATGACGCTGATCGCGGGCGTGTTCATTGCGCACCTTTCGCCAGGACACGGCTGGTATCTCTGATGTATGAACGTCTGCGGGGTGAATGATTGCCAATCCGTGCCGCCGTGGCCGAGAGGTAGACGAGGATGATCTCGATCGGGAAGAACTTGGCGCGGTGCCTCATAGCCGTCCCGTACGTGCCCACTCCCAGCGAGAAGATGAAGTAGCTGACGACGATGGTGAGCAACAACAGGGCCAGTAGCACGTCGCGGCGAGGTTGGCCGGTCCTGCAGCGACGGAAGCCTGCCAAGGCAATGGACTCAAGGCGAACATCTCGAACACGTCGAGCGCGACGCCGCGGAACCGGCCTTCGTCGAGCGCTGCGAGGAGCGCCTCTTGATCGACGATGCCGCCGCGCGACACGTCGACCAGGACGGCGTCGGGCTTCATCAGCTGCAGGGCGGCGGCATCGATGAGGTGCCTCGTCCCCGGTGTCAACGGCAGCGCCAGGATCACCACGTCCGCAATTCTCAAGGCCGCGCCCAGGTCGGCGGCGCCGAACGTCATGTCGGCCAGCGATGACGGCCTGTCCTCGGAGTTCACCGCCACGATGCGGACATCGAATCCCCGGAGGCGCTTGGCCACCTCGCGCCCGATGTCGCCGAAGCCGACGATCGTCACGGTTGACCCGGCGAGTTCCGGCAAGTCGCGATTCTTCACCCAGCGGTGCTCCTGTTGGTGGCGCCAGAAGTCGCGGCTGCGCTTGTAGAGCTGGAGCACTTGGGTGACCACCCATTCTGCCACCGGAATGCTGTACACGCCGGTGGCGCTACGCAGGTCTACCCCGCGCTCCTCCAACTCCCGCACCGGGGCGCGGTCGAGGCCGGCGCTGGTCAGGTGAACGAAGCGCAGCTGCGGAAAATCCGAGTGGTGGTGATGGAGGAACAGGCCATTGCACACGATGCCCTCGACGTCGGCGGCCCCCGCTGGCCTCGATCGTTCATGGTGGAGTGAGCGACGCCTGCTGTAGATAGGCCGGAGTGCCTTCTGACTACGAGATACTTGGACATGCGACTGTTCAAAACCCCTGAAGTGGAAGGCACTCCGTAGGTGAAGCGTACTTCGTGGTCTGCCGGTATGTCAGTGACTGGCGATGGTGGCGCGGTGATCGCCCACGTCGGCAGCATCGGGCTGAGGATGCTGGCCGAGAACACCGGCCTGACTGGGGCGTTGTCCGTGTCGATGGCACGGCGTTCGTTCGTTCCCTCGGTGCATGACCGTGGTCAGGTACTGACCGATGTCGCGGTGCTGCTCGCTGATGGCGGGGAGGCGATCTCGGACATCGACGTCTTGCGCCACCAGCGGCAGATCTTGGGGCCGGTCGCGTCTGCTCCGACGGTGTGGCGGGCGTTGGATGAGGTCATCGACGCCAGGCGGAGGAAGATCGCCACGGCCCGGGCCCGTGTCCGGCGCCACGTCTGGGCCCAGCTGACAGCCGCCGGCGGTGTCCCGGCCTCGAAGGTCGCCGGGACCGACCTCGGAGAGACGATCGTGTTGGATGTTGATGCCACGATCGTGGTGACCCACTCGGAGAAGGAGTTGGCCGCCCCGACGTTCAAGAGGACGTTCGGGTATCACCCGATCGGTGTGTGGTGTGACAACACGGGCGAGTTCCTCGCCGCCTCGCTACGGACGGGTCGGGCAGGCTCGAACACCGCCTCCGACCACATTCAGGTCCTCGGGGAGGCGATCACTCAGATCCCGATGCCGTCTCGCCGGAACCTGTTGATCCGCTGCGACGGGGCCGGAGCCTCGCATCTGTTGCTGGACTGGCTTCATGCGCAAGGCCAGGTCAGAGGCCGAATCCTGGACTACACCGTGGGGTTCACGATCGGGGAGAACGTGCGCGATGCGATCACGCAGGTGCCCGACGGGTCCTGGTCCCCGGCGCTGAAGGCCGATGGTCAGGTCCGAGAGGGTGGGGAAGTCGCCGAGATCACCGGACTGCTCAATCTCGATGGCTGGCCAGCGGGGATGAGGGTGTTCCTTCGCCGTGAACGTCCCCACCCGGGGGCCCAACTGTCGCTGTTCGAAGCCCACGACGGGTGGCGCTACCACGTTCGTCACCAACACCGCCAGCGGGACTCTCCAGTTCCTCGAGGCCCGGCATCGGGCCCATGCCCGAGTCGAGGACCGGATCCGTCACGCCAAAGACTCGG containing:
- a CDS encoding glycosyltransferase family 2 protein, with translation MNTPAISVIVPVYNVAPYLTQCLDSVLAQTFGDFELLLVDDGSTDGSSALCDAYAARDDRVRVVHQPNAGLSAARNAGLKLALGEFITFLDGDDWFDAATLAVARQTALASGADVVL
- a CDS encoding NAD(P)-dependent oxidoreductase: MEERGVDLRSATGVYSIPVAEWVVTQVLQLYKRSRDFWRHQQEHRWVKNRDLPELAGSTVTIVGFGDIGREVAKRLRGFDVRIVAVNSEDRPSSLADMTFGAADLGAALRIADVVILALPLTPGTRHLIDAAALQLMKPDAVLVDVSRGGIVDQEALLAALDEGRFRGVALDVFEMFALSPLPWQASVAAGPANLAATCYWPCCCSPSSSATSSSRWEWARTGRL